One Campylobacter sputorum subsp. sputorum DNA segment encodes these proteins:
- a CDS encoding NRAMP family divalent metal transporter, with translation MSSVIVKNGSLSVLIGAAFLMATSSVGPGFMTQTAKFTEDFGPSFGFIILISIIISFVAQINIWRIITMSKLRGQDIANKVFPGLGYVISILVAAGGFAFNIGNIGGAAIGIKAMTNIDITTSSALAGIFGILVFSFPRAKNAMDNFAKIFGALMIILIAYVAIITQPPVVEAMKQTIVPDKISVIAIITLAGGTVGGYITFAGGHRLIDAGICGTKHLKDVNLAATLGIVVDLAVRVLLFLAVLGVVSKGLMLDPKDPAGSAFRHASGNIGYLIFGAVFFMAAITSVVGAAYTSVSFLKTLFKFVEKYERFTIIAFIVASTLMLIFIRKPAKMLVLVGALNGLILPITLGAMLFAVDKKEIMNEYVHPKYLTVLGWIVVAITAYLGIISLSSLNKLWM, from the coding sequence ATGTCATCTGTTATTGTAAAAAATGGAAGCTTGTCTGTATTGATAGGTGCTGCATTTTTAATGGCTACTAGTTCAGTTGGACCCGGTTTTATGACACAAACTGCGAAATTTACAGAAGATTTTGGACCTAGTTTTGGTTTTATAATATTAATTTCAATCATCATATCTTTTGTTGCTCAGATAAATATTTGGCGTATTATAACTATGTCAAAGCTAAGAGGGCAAGACATAGCAAATAAGGTTTTTCCAGGGCTTGGATATGTTATATCCATTTTAGTTGCTGCTGGTGGTTTTGCTTTTAATATAGGAAATATTGGCGGTGCAGCTATTGGAATAAAAGCAATGACAAACATTGATATAACGACATCTTCGGCACTTGCCGGTATTTTTGGAATTTTGGTTTTTTCTTTTCCTAGGGCAAAAAATGCTATGGATAATTTTGCAAAAATTTTCGGTGCTCTTATGATAATTCTTATAGCTTATGTTGCTATTATTACGCAGCCGCCTGTTGTTGAGGCTATGAAGCAAACTATAGTGCCTGATAAAATCTCAGTTATAGCTATAATAACTCTTGCAGGCGGAACTGTTGGCGGGTATATTACTTTTGCTGGCGGACATAGGCTTATAGATGCTGGAATTTGCGGCACAAAACATCTTAAAGATGTAAATTTAGCTGCAACTCTTGGCATTGTTGTCGATCTTGCTGTTAGAGTGCTTTTGTTTTTAGCTGTTCTTGGTGTTGTAAGCAAAGGATTGATGCTAGATCCAAAAGATCCAGCCGGTTCAGCTTTTAGACATGCTTCTGGTAATATTGGTTATTTGATATTTGGAGCAGTGTTTTTTATGGCGGCTATAACTTCTGTTGTTGGTGCTGCTTATACATCTGTTTCATTTTTAAAAACACTTTTTAAATTTGTAGAAAAATATGAAAGATTTACCATTATAGCTTTTATTGTTGCTTCAACTCTAATGCTTATTTTTATAAGAAAACCCGCTAAAATGCTTGTTTTGGTTGGTGCATTAAATGGATTAATTTTACCAATAACTCTTGGTGCTATGCTTTTTGCTGTAGATAAAAAAGAGATAATGAATGAATATGTTCATCCAAAGTATCTAACTGTGCTTGGTTGGATTGTTGTGGCAATTACTGCTTATCTTGGCATTATTTCTCTTAGTAGTTTAAACAAACTCTGGATGTGA
- a CDS encoding TIGR02757 family protein — protein MIDLKNLLDFHANLKNCDENLLAFADPLQVARKYKEPNIALICALFAYGNAKMIVKFLNSLNFDLLDESDEEISKFYTSHKYRFQSIIDVKEIFITHKRLKQDGNIEEIVANGMKKSGEIIDGLNELMKFIYSLNDYRSFGYNFYFGSVFQTPISPYKRYNMFLRWMIRSSDIDLGLFKSIDKRYLLIPLDTHTHKVALKLGLISRKSYDFKAVMELTQKLRQFDKNDPIKYDFALYRLGQSKEIDSILKK, from the coding sequence ATGATTGATTTAAAAAATTTACTAGATTTTCACGCAAATTTAAAAAATTGTGATGAGAATTTATTAGCTTTTGCAGATCCATTGCAAGTTGCTAGAAAATATAAAGAGCCAAATATTGCACTAATATGTGCACTATTTGCTTATGGTAATGCAAAAATGATAGTTAAATTTCTAAACTCGCTAAATTTTGATTTACTTGATGAAAGCGATGAAGAAATAAGTAAATTTTACACTTCGCATAAATACAGATTTCAAAGCATTATAGATGTAAAAGAGATTTTTATAACACACAAAAGATTAAAACAAGATGGCAATATCGAAGAGATTGTAGCAAATGGGATGAAAAAATCAGGTGAGATCATAGATGGCTTAAATGAACTTATGAAATTTATATATTCACTAAATGATTATAGATCTTTTGGATATAATTTTTATTTTGGTTCAGTTTTTCAAACCCCGATTTCACCATACAAAAGATACAATATGTTTTTAAGATGGATGATTAGAAGTAGCGATATCGATCTTGGACTTTTTAAAAGCATTGATAAAAGATATCTTTTGATACCGCTTGACACTCATACTCACAAAGTTGCACTAAAACTTGGGCTTATAAGTAGAAAAAGCTATGATTTCAAAGCCGTTATGGAACTAACTCAAAAATTAAGACAATTTGATAAAAATGATCCTATAAAATATGATTTTGCACTTTATAGACTTGGGCAAAGCAAAGAGATTGATAGCATTTTAAAAAAATAA
- the pxpB gene encoding 5-oxoprolinase subunit PxpB, protein MSSIKFFPIAGVGVMIKFGDIIDTKINFIIRNVAQKISKIHGVIEIIPSYIDLCIYYDPSKILYEEICMIADNLAKECKDLKDNQNVNLVEIPVCYCEEFALDKESVISHTKLDWDEIVKIHTSKNYLVYMMGFMPGFCYLGGMDERINIPRLKIPREKIPKGSVGLGGSQTGIYPWASPGGWKIIGKTPIKMYDVDRKNPSVVEAGDYIKFKTINLDEFQYIQNQVENSNYEIIKRQI, encoded by the coding sequence ATGAGCAGCATCAAATTTTTTCCAATAGCCGGTGTTGGTGTTATGATAAAGTTTGGAGACATTATAGATACTAAGATAAATTTTATTATAAGAAATGTGGCTCAAAAAATATCTAAAATACACGGAGTAATTGAGATTATACCAAGTTATATCGATCTTTGCATTTACTATGACCCAAGTAAAATTTTATATGAAGAAATTTGTATGATTGCGGATAATTTAGCTAAGGAATGCAAAGATTTAAAAGATAATCAAAATGTAAATTTAGTTGAGATTCCTGTTTGTTATTGTGAAGAGTTTGCACTTGATAAGGAAAGCGTTATATCTCATACTAAGCTTGATTGGGATGAGATAGTTAAAATTCACACTTCTAAAAATTATTTAGTTTATATGATGGGATTTATGCCAGGATTTTGTTATCTTGGCGGTATGGATGAGCGTATAAATATTCCTAGACTTAAAATCCCTAGAGAAAAAATACCAAAAGGAAGCGTTGGATTAGGCGGAAGTCAAACCGGTATTTATCCATGGGCTAGTCCTGGAGGTTGGAAAATCATCGGCAAGACACCCATAAAAATGTATGATGTTGATAGAAAAAATCCATCTGTTGTTGAAGCAGGGGATTATATAAAATTTAAAACTATAAATTTAGATGAATTTCAATACATACAAAATCAAGTTGAAAACTCAAATTATGAAATAATAAAAAGGCAAATATAG
- a CDS encoding biotin-dependent carboxyltransferase family protein — MIRIKNAGLLSSIQDFGRIGFKKFGMPTAGVMDKFAYVVSQFLVQNDEFDGVIETTIVGVEIEFFEDMIICVTGAQNELFINGDKKELWKAHLVNQGDVLLLKNATNGARNYIAFSKKMSLKKINSSLSTYLKSNIGGFHGRALQNDDEIEFEQNYKIYKPINLPKNFIPLYKQKESIKVVLGPEKDAFSDKGIYTFLNSTYNITQSCDRMGYRLSGEKIEHKNGADIISNAVFFGSIQVPNSGEPIILMADAQTTGGYTKIATILPSELPKVGQLKGGDKISFVEVSNEEAQDIEIKYQKYIYELQQILKKQISIYDIKVNGVSYNVVVEDKNSCKFQKL, encoded by the coding sequence GTGATTAGGATAAAAAATGCCGGACTTTTATCTAGTATTCAGGATTTTGGTAGAATCGGTTTTAAGAAATTTGGAATGCCAACAGCCGGAGTAATGGATAAATTTGCTTATGTTGTATCGCAATTTTTAGTACAAAATGATGAATTTGATGGAGTAATAGAAACAACCATAGTTGGTGTTGAGATAGAATTTTTTGAAGATATGATTATCTGTGTTACTGGAGCTCAAAATGAACTTTTTATCAATGGAGATAAAAAAGAGTTATGGAAGGCTCATTTGGTAAATCAAGGGGATGTGCTGTTATTAAAAAATGCTACAAATGGTGCTAGAAATTATATAGCATTTTCTAAAAAAATGTCTCTTAAAAAGATCAATAGCTCACTTAGCACATATTTAAAATCAAATATAGGCGGTTTTCATGGAAGAGCATTGCAAAATGACGATGAGATAGAATTTGAGCAAAATTATAAAATTTATAAACCAATAAATTTGCCTAAAAATTTTATACCTTTATATAAGCAAAAAGAGAGCATAAAAGTAGTTTTAGGCCCAGAAAAAGATGCTTTTAGTGATAAAGGAATATATACTTTTTTAAACTCAACTTACAATATAACGCAAAGTTGCGATAGAATGGGATACAGACTTAGTGGAGAAAAAATAGAGCATAAAAATGGAGCAGATATCATTTCAAATGCTGTATTTTTTGGATCTATTCAAGTTCCAAATAGCGGAGAACCTATCATACTTATGGCTGATGCCCAAACAACTGGCGGTTATACAAAAATAGCTACAATTTTACCAAGCGAGCTGCCTAAAGTAGGGCAGTTAAAAGGTGGAGATAAGATAAGTTTTGTTGAGGTTAGCAATGAAGAAGCACAAGATATAGAGATAAAATATCAAAAATATATTTATGAGTTGCAACAGATATTAAAAAAACAGATATCGATTTATGATATTAAGGTAAATGGGGTATCTTATAATGTAGTTGTTGAGGATAAAAATAGTTGTAAATTTCAAAAATTATAA
- a CDS encoding ABC transporter permease gives MIKISLINLAIMLIPLSFVCFFYYKWTKNLVEIPYATLRMIIQLVAIGYILVLIFTNKNIFLGGVILLFMLICATIIILRNTQNKSLKNYSFILIATFISSSLNLFIIIYSILGIKYFYEPKYVIPIAGMVFSNTMNVLSLAIERFEKEITRNESFENARNIAFKASFIPQINSLLAVGIVSLPGMMTGQIISGVDPLVAIRYQIMIALLGISGGGISVILYFLLKAKFQK, from the coding sequence ATGATTAAAATTTCATTAATAAATTTAGCTATAATGCTAATCCCGCTTAGTTTTGTGTGCTTTTTTTACTACAAATGGACTAAAAATTTAGTAGAAATTCCATACGCAACATTAAGAATGATAATTCAATTAGTTGCCATTGGTTATATTTTGGTGTTAATTTTTACTAATAAAAATATATTTTTAGGCGGAGTAATTTTGCTTTTTATGTTAATTTGTGCAACGATAATCATTTTAAGAAACACACAAAATAAAAGCTTAAAAAACTACTCTTTCATACTGATAGCTACTTTTATATCATCATCGCTAAATCTTTTTATCATAATATACTCAATTTTAGGAATTAAATATTTTTATGAACCAAAATATGTCATACCAATAGCCGGAATGGTTTTTTCAAATACTATGAATGTGCTAAGTCTAGCTATCGAGAGATTTGAAAAGGAAATAACTAGAAATGAGAGTTTTGAAAACGCTAGAAATATAGCTTTCAAAGCCTCTTTTATACCGCAAATTAACTCACTTCTTGCAGTTGGCATAGTTTCACTTCCTGGAATGATGACAGGACAAATCATCTCAGGCGTCGATCCTTTGGTTGCCATAAGGTATCAAATAATGATAGCATTGCTTGGAATTTCTGGTGGCGGAATTAGCGTGATACTTTATTTTTTATTAAAAGCTAAATTTCAAAAATAA
- a CDS encoding LamB/YcsF family protein: MKYIVDLNSDIGESFGAYKMGMDDEIMKYVTSVNIACGFHAGDPMVMDLTVKMAKELNVSIGAHPGFPDLMGFGRRKISITPKEAANYIIYQTGAISAFAKFYGLKLQHMKMHGGLYNMVCGDETLATAIVEAMARYDENLILLVLSKSIIVDIACKKGLRVACEVFADRGYNDDGTLVNRALPGAFITDENIVVDRIKRMIIESKVKSVNGKDIDILAHSVCVHGDNQKAVLFAKNLKEGLQKEGIEISPLKEWLK; this comes from the coding sequence ATGAAATATATTGTAGATTTAAATAGTGATATCGGCGAAAGCTTTGGTGCTTATAAAATGGGTATGGATGATGAGATAATGAAATATGTAACAAGTGTAAATATAGCTTGTGGTTTTCATGCAGGAGATCCTATGGTTATGGATTTAACTGTTAAAATGGCTAAAGAACTTAATGTTTCAATAGGTGCTCATCCAGGTTTTCCTGATTTAATGGGCTTTGGTAGGAGAAAAATATCTATAACTCCAAAAGAAGCGGCTAATTACATTATATATCAAACTGGTGCAATTAGTGCATTTGCTAAATTTTATGGTTTAAAATTACAACATATGAAAATGCATGGCGGTCTTTATAATATGGTTTGTGGCGATGAAACATTGGCAACTGCCATAGTTGAAGCTATGGCTAGATATGATGAAAATTTAATTTTATTGGTTTTAAGTAAAAGTATTATTGTTGATATAGCTTGTAAAAAAGGATTAAGGGTAGCTTGTGAAGTGTTTGCGGATCGCGGATATAATGATGATGGAACTTTGGTAAATAGAGCACTTCCAGGAGCTTTTATAACAGATGAAAATATCGTAGTTGATCGTATAAAAAGAATGATAATTGAGAGCAAGGTTAAAAGTGTAAATGGAAAAGATATAGACATTCTTGCTCATAGTGTTTGTGTGCATGGGGATAATCAAAAAGCGGTTTTGTTTGCAAAAAATTTAAAAGAAGGCTTGCAAAAAGAAGGTATTGAAATTTCACCATTAAAAGAGTGGTTAAAATAG
- a CDS encoding rod-binding protein, whose translation MNIDNSMALNAYNAVNDKLITQNRPRFDEKALREQTDAFESFLVKTVLDLSIKNENPLFSKDAGDKIYNSMYNDAMSKALSGGFGFSDMLFNFLKERS comes from the coding sequence ATGAATATAGACAACTCTATGGCATTAAATGCATACAATGCAGTAAATGATAAATTGATAACTCAAAACAGACCTAGATTTGATGAAAAGGCACTAAGAGAGCAAACTGATGCTTTTGAATCTTTTTTAGTAAAAACCGTTCTTGATTTATCTATCAAAAACGAAAATCCACTTTTCTCAAAAGATGCTGGAGACAAGATTTATAACTCAATGTATAATGACGCAATGAGTAAAGCATTAAGTGGTGGTTTTGGATTTAGCGATATGTTATTTAATTTTTTAAAAGAAAGGTCTTAA
- a CDS encoding TVP38/TMEM64 family protein, with protein sequence MRKNTTKLAIISFILILSFVPFFFISAQSIREFIQNFGIFANLAFLLCFAILPIFFFPVFVLAVVSGAFFGLFLGSVYTIIGAMINCALMFYIAKFLGKDIKYPNFLKKLQHLSNKNLFISFFALRLLPIIPYNALNYAPAICKISFKSYILSSFLGFLPWTPIYVNIGANSGNTKGLFISICIAVIATLLSMLGVKKFKIIFNKKDFK encoded by the coding sequence ATGAGAAAAAATACAACAAAACTAGCAATAATTAGCTTCATACTAATCTTAAGTTTTGTGCCATTTTTCTTTATAAGTGCTCAAAGTATTAGGGAATTTATACAAAATTTTGGTATTTTTGCAAATTTAGCATTTTTGCTTTGCTTTGCAATCTTACCTATATTTTTCTTTCCTGTTTTTGTTTTAGCTGTTGTTTCAGGTGCATTTTTTGGGCTATTTTTGGGAAGTGTTTATACTATTATCGGAGCTATGATAAATTGTGCTTTAATGTTTTATATAGCTAAATTTTTAGGTAAAGATATAAAATATCCAAATTTTTTAAAAAAACTACAACATTTAAGTAACAAAAACCTTTTTATATCTTTTTTTGCTTTAAGATTGCTACCTATAATCCCATATAACGCACTAAATTACGCACCAGCCATATGTAAAATAAGTTTTAAAAGCTACATACTAAGTTCGTTTTTAGGATTTTTACCTTGGACTCCAATTTATGTAAATATCGGTGCAAATTCAGGAAATACAAAAGGTCTTTTTATATCGATATGTATAGCAGTTATCGCAACTTTACTATCTATGCTCGGCGTAAAAAAATTTAAAATAATATTTAATAAAAAAGATTTTAAATAA
- the flgN gene encoding flagellar export chaperone FlgN codes for MIKQYLDEAISSLNQLIEITQTDIENIKNARHEEVEQSVKIKTELIKKFENSKITLDKELLKMLEEKSGTDLASILDEEDKNKLAELKDSLTLLQNKNREYSRYVIVIKEYYDSLANKIFGEKSEGYNKKGKQIFNSNFKLRV; via the coding sequence ATGATAAAACAATACCTAGATGAAGCTATTTCATCACTAAATCAACTCATAGAAATAACTCAAACTGACATAGAAAATATAAAAAACGCTAGACACGAAGAAGTAGAACAAAGTGTAAAAATCAAAACAGAGCTTATAAAAAAATTTGAAAACTCTAAAATAACTCTTGATAAAGAACTTCTTAAAATGTTAGAAGAAAAAAGTGGAACAGATCTTGCTAGCATTTTGGATGAAGAGGATAAAAACAAGTTAGCCGAACTTAAAGACTCTCTTACTCTCTTACAAAATAAAAATAGAGAGTATTCAAGATATGTTATAGTAATAAAAGAGTATTATGACTCTCTTGCAAACAAGATTTTTGGAGAAAAATCAGAAGGGTATAACAAAAAAGGCAAACAAATTTTTAACTCTAATTTTAAATTAAGGGTTTAA
- a CDS encoding flagellar biosynthesis anti-sigma factor FlgM has protein sequence MINSVGASFVTDSSLNKIKNDDKKIQNLKTTAQSAESDSKVSKIAKAIADGTYKIDLNKTAKAVANELF, from the coding sequence ATGATTAATTCGGTAGGTGCGAGTTTCGTAACTGATTCTTCGCTTAATAAAATTAAAAATGACGATAAAAAGATACAAAATTTAAAAACAACAGCTCAAAGTGCTGAGAGTGATAGTAAAGTTAGCAAAATAGCAAAAGCCATAGCAGATGGAACTTATAAAATAGATTTAAACAAAACAGCAAAGGCAGTAGCTAACGAACTATTTTAA
- a CDS encoding TVP38/TMEM64 family protein: MKKSQIFTLLAIFICLLIYFFIPSINTWINKSVAVLSSLSIEKVIEFLRSYGKTAAIVSFVLMVLAAVLAPIPQFLITLSNAAIFGWIGGAALSWTSAMAGAALCFFIAKYLGRDAVEKIVSKKVLDSSDAYFARYGEHTILVCRLLPFVSFDLISYAAGLTNMKFKSFFIATGIGQLPATLVYSYFGGNFSGGAKLIFISLMLLFAISIIIYIAKSIYEKKYNKTSNN; this comes from the coding sequence ATGAAAAAATCACAAATTTTCACACTTTTAGCCATTTTTATATGCCTTTTAATCTACTTTTTTATCCCTAGTATAAACACTTGGATAAACAAAAGTGTAGCTGTATTAAGTTCTCTTAGTATAGAAAAAGTTATAGAATTTTTAAGAAGTTACGGCAAAACTGCAGCCATAGTAAGTTTTGTTTTAATGGTATTAGCAGCTGTTTTAGCACCCATTCCTCAGTTTTTGATAACTCTTTCAAACGCAGCAATCTTTGGATGGATTGGCGGAGCGGCACTTTCTTGGACTTCTGCTATGGCTGGAGCAGCACTTTGTTTTTTTATAGCAAAATATCTTGGAAGAGACGCTGTTGAAAAAATAGTAAGCAAAAAAGTGCTTGATAGCTCGGATGCATACTTTGCGAGGTATGGAGAGCATACTATCTTAGTGTGCAGGCTTCTTCCATTTGTAAGTTTTGATCTCATTAGCTACGCAGCAGGTCTTACAAATATGAAATTCAAATCTTTTTTCATAGCCACTGGAATCGGGCAACTCCCAGCAACTCTTGTTTATAGCTATTTTGGTGGAAATTTTAGTGGTGGGGCTAAACTTATCTTTATTTCACTTATGCTTTTGTTTGCCATAAGCATAATCATCTACATAGCAAAAAGTATTTATGAGAAAAAATACAACAAAACTAGCAATAATTAG
- a CDS encoding flagellar basal body P-ring protein FlgI — translation MMRFMKYMFIAFFACNFLNAAKIGDIANVVGVRENQLIGYGLVVGLKGTGDGTTSEFTLQSISNMLQTVGMKINQDDIKSKNTAAVMVTASLPAFARQGDKINIVISSLGDAKSLQGGTLLMTALKGVDGDIYAIAQGSVSIGGKNEGTGNNAAGNHPTVAVVSQGALVEKEVLYDIYNQNFADLSLKTTNFNSATTVQNAINRVYGEVAVATDPRTIRLMKPEGASMVDFLSQILQTEVDYKPQEKIVINERTGTIVSGVNITVDPVIISHGGITLKIEPQSYNPAPENTAANVIDLGGETSIDGAMNTLNIGTQKTTVANVTRALNRLGATPKDIIAILQNLKEVGAIHADLEIM, via the coding sequence ATGATGAGGTTTATGAAATATATGTTTATAGCGTTTTTTGCTTGTAATTTCTTAAATGCAGCAAAAATAGGCGATATAGCAAATGTTGTAGGGGTAAGAGAAAACCAACTCATAGGATATGGTTTGGTTGTAGGCTTAAAAGGCACTGGAGATGGCACTACTTCCGAATTTACGCTTCAGTCTATATCAAATATGCTTCAAACAGTTGGTATGAAAATAAATCAAGATGATATAAAATCAAAAAATACAGCAGCCGTTATGGTTACAGCCTCACTTCCAGCTTTTGCCAGACAAGGAGATAAAATAAACATAGTCATATCTTCTCTTGGTGATGCTAAAAGTTTGCAAGGCGGAACACTGCTTATGACAGCATTAAAAGGTGTTGATGGAGATATCTACGCTATAGCACAAGGTTCTGTAAGCATAGGCGGGAAAAATGAAGGAACTGGCAATAACGCAGCTGGAAATCATCCAACAGTTGCCGTAGTTTCTCAAGGTGCTTTAGTAGAAAAAGAAGTTTTATATGACATATATAATCAAAACTTTGCAGATCTTAGCCTAAAAACTACAAATTTCAATAGTGCAACAACTGTTCAAAATGCTATAAATAGAGTTTATGGAGAAGTAGCTGTTGCAACAGATCCAAGAACGATAAGATTGATGAAACCAGAAGGTGCCAGTATGGTTGATTTTTTATCTCAAATTTTACAAACCGAAGTTGATTATAAACCACAAGAAAAAATAGTGATAAATGAAAGAACAGGAACCATAGTAAGTGGAGTAAATATAACAGTTGATCCTGTTATTATATCTCATGGTGGCATAACTTTAAAGATAGAACCACAAAGTTACAATCCAGCACCTGAAAATACAGCAGCAAATGTAATAGATCTTGGCGGAGAAACATCTATAGATGGTGCTATGAATACGCTAAATATAGGAACACAAAAAACAACTGTTGCAAATGTAACAAGAGCTTTAAATAGACTAGGTGCAACACCAAAAGACATAATAGCAATTTTACAAAATTTAAAAGAAGTTGGTGCGATACACGCAGATTTGGAGATTATGTAA
- the flgK gene encoding flagellar hook-associated protein FlgK, whose protein sequence is MAIFDTLAIGVSGLNAAEMQITTTGHNISNIDNESYTRQRVVQTAKEPFHNIPGDVGNGTQVDQIIRIHDEFSYNRLKNSESALSYTGYKQDILQEITQRFPDLKDVGILKDLENYFNAWNNFASKSSDGSQKINLIQLTQTLSENIRKASDELYKMKKTVNDQLKINVEEFNRLGQQIADINGEIARIESIKGNNANDLRDKRDQLERAMAKLVNITAFKGSLESNTAIDRNITDMGQDYSLNLGGFGIVEGTAFHPLVLKSESAASDFQAIYYERQDGRLINIMPSITGGQIGAELELRGRYIDASTGQTSDGTIQSYINNLDTFAKTLITQTNNIYAKSAQNKVNSNDLSFLKPENSLINFDDTIKEGTFDVVVYDKQGKEVARKTIEINRTTAMNSGLDSNSIVTQFNTNSDDNKDKNSLNDVDDYFSASYIYHDDKNLGQLSINPKFNNDEYFISFEDNGTNFPGVVGLNRFFDGNSSKNIRVNSVLSDDPVKLQGFKAPIDGNNEVANEIVQLQYKKLEFNGKNSFGKEETIEGFYRFLTTQIAAQTETNNNAHETNKALYTTALQEFQSISGVSMNEELTNLIRFQSSYGASAKIITTVEKMLDTLLTLKQ, encoded by the coding sequence ATGGCAATATTTGACACTTTAGCAATCGGGGTTTCTGGCTTAAATGCCGCTGAGATGCAAATAACCACAACTGGTCATAATATTTCAAATATAGATAATGAAAGCTACACAAGACAAAGAGTTGTTCAAACGGCCAAAGAACCTTTTCACAATATACCAGGCGATGTTGGAAACGGAACACAAGTAGATCAGATTATAAGAATACATGATGAATTTTCATATAATAGATTAAAAAATTCAGAAAGTGCTCTTTCTTATACTGGCTATAAACAAGATATCTTACAAGAAATAACACAAAGATTTCCGGATTTAAAAGATGTTGGTATACTAAAAGATTTAGAAAATTACTTTAATGCTTGGAATAATTTTGCATCAAAATCGTCAGATGGTTCGCAAAAAATCAACCTTATCCAACTAACACAAACCCTAAGCGAGAATATAAGAAAAGCATCAGATGAACTATATAAAATGAAAAAAACTGTAAATGATCAGCTAAAAATAAATGTAGAAGAATTTAATCGTCTAGGACAACAAATAGCTGATATAAATGGAGAGATTGCCAGAATAGAATCAATAAAAGGCAATAATGCAAATGATCTTAGAGATAAAAGAGATCAACTTGAAAGAGCTATGGCAAAATTAGTAAATATAACAGCATTTAAAGGTTCTCTTGAAAGCAATACCGCTATAGATAGAAATATCACAGATATGGGACAAGATTATAGTTTAAATTTAGGTGGATTTGGTATAGTTGAAGGAACTGCATTTCACCCACTTGTTTTAAAAAGCGAAAGTGCCGCTAGCGATTTTCAAGCGATTTATTATGAAAGACAAGACGGTAGGCTTATAAACATAATGCCAAGTATAACAGGCGGACAAATAGGAGCTGAACTTGAGCTTAGAGGTAGGTATATAGACGCATCTACTGGTCAAACAAGCGATGGAACAATTCAAAGCTATATAAATAACCTAGATACTTTTGCCAAAACATTAATAACCCAAACAAACAATATTTATGCAAAATCAGCTCAAAATAAAGTAAATTCAAATGATTTAAGTTTCTTAAAACCTGAAAATTCTCTTATAAATTTTGATGATACTATCAAAGAAGGAACATTTGATGTTGTAGTTTATGATAAACAAGGAAAAGAAGTAGCTAGAAAAACTATAGAGATAAATAGAACTACAGCTATGAATAGCGGTTTAGACTCAAATTCCATAGTAACTCAGTTTAATACAAACTCAGATGATAATAAAGACAAAAACTCGCTAAATGATGTTGATGATTATTTTAGTGCATCATATATATATCATGATGATAAAAATTTAGGGCAACTATCTATAAATCCTAAATTTAATAACGATGAATATTTTATATCTTTTGAAGATAATGGGACAAATTTTCCAGGAGTTGTTGGTTTAAATAGATTTTTTGACGGAAATAGCTCAAAAAACATAAGAGTAAATAGCGTATTAAGCGATGATCCTGTAAAACTTCAAGGATTTAAAGCGCCAATTGATGGTAATAACGAAGTAGCAAATGAGATTGTTCAACTTCAATATAAGAAGCTTGAATTTAATGGCAAAAACTCGTTTGGAAAAGAAGAAACAATAGAAGGTTTTTATAGATTTTTAACTACGCAAATAGCAGCTCAAACTGAAACAAACAACAACGCACATGAAACAAATAAAGCTTTATATACAACAGCTCTTCAAGAGTTTCAATCAATTAGCGGAGTAAGTATGAATGAAGAACTTACAAATTTAATTAGATTTCAATCAAGCTATGGTGCAAGTGCAAAAATAATCACAACAGTAGAAAAAATGCTTGACACATTGCTTACTTTAAAACAATGA